The following proteins are co-located in the bacterium genome:
- a CDS encoding response regulator → MSQKKVLIVEDDADISEIIKAILEMEGYEVTTAYDGMSALDVSYQKKPDLILLDIMMPGMDGWDVLKRLKACRKTLHIPVAMVTARISAEEKTKAFREGAEEFITKPLHIDDFLRRINRLFHKEEEETRKSMLLFA, encoded by the coding sequence ATGAGCCAGAAGAAGGTTTTAATTGTTGAGGATGATGCTGATATTAGTGAGATAATTAAAGCCATTCTTGAAATGGAAGGCTATGAGGTTACAACAGCATATGATGGAATGTCTGCCCTTGATGTTTCTTATCAGAAAAAGCCAGATCTTATCCTTCTTGATATTATGATGCCTGGAATGGATGGCTGGGATGTTTTAAAAAGGCTTAAAGCCTGTAGAAAAACCCTGCACATCCCTGTTGCTATGGTTACAGCAAGAATAAGTGCAGAGGAAAAAACAAAGGCATTTAGAGAAGGGGCAGAGGAGTTTATTACAAAGCCCCTCCACATAGATGATTTCTTACGAAGGATAAACAGGCTTTTTCACAAGGAAGAGGAGGAAACAAGAAAGAGTATGCTTCTCTTTGCTTAA
- a CDS encoding glucose-6-phosphate isomerase family protein gives MLSLIEGKTPDVRMLFDIKGLLYDKDYEKKALDFPLYYMYRDLSQNEDDKEKIASHNLRYDITIIPPNMLGLEYVKTAGHFHPNFPNSNLSYPEIYEVLEGEAIYLMQKDDFSDAYFVSASSGDKVIIPPNYGHITINKKKERLVMGNWVSSLFSSIYGPIKEKGGGGYFLTIDGWIKNPKYENHPPLRSLSCLDYKDIKKGIPMYNLVNNLDALKFLSSPDFLA, from the coding sequence ATGCTAAGTTTAATTGAAGGAAAAACCCCTGATGTAAGAATGCTTTTTGATATAAAAGGCCTTCTTTATGATAAAGATTATGAGAAAAAAGCATTAGATTTTCCTCTCTATTATATGTATAGAGACCTTTCTCAAAATGAAGATGATAAAGAAAAAATAGCCAGTCATAATTTAAGGTATGATATTACCATTATCCCTCCAAATATGTTGGGATTAGAATATGTAAAAACAGCCGGTCATTTTCATCCAAATTTTCCCAATAGCAATCTTTCCTATCCTGAAATCTATGAGGTATTAGAGGGAGAAGCAATATATCTTATGCAAAAGGATGATTTCTCTGATGCCTATTTTGTTAGCGCATCTTCTGGTGATAAGGTGATTATTCCTCCAAATTATGGGCATATTACAATAAACAAAAAAAAAGAGAGGCTTGTTATGGGAAATTGGGTTTCTTCTTTATTTTCATCTATCTATGGACCAATAAAGGAAAAAGGAGGGGGTGGTTACTTTCTTACAATTGATGGCTGGATAAAAAACCCAAAATACGAAAACCATCCTCCATTAAGAAGCCTTTCCTGTCTAGATTACAAAGATATAAAAAAAGGCATCCCTATGTATAACCTAGTTAACAATCTTGATGCTCTTAAATTTCTCTCTTCCCCTGATTTTTTAGCATAA